Proteins co-encoded in one Syngnathoides biaculeatus isolate LvHL_M chromosome 22, ASM1980259v1, whole genome shotgun sequence genomic window:
- the itga3b gene encoding integrin alpha-3b, whose amino-acid sequence MSNERASVRGHCRSSAGRSLLRVYLSEPPRAGRGSAAPPWKKTNKQTKGRMFPRLLFHAWLLFVHASPTCRGFNVDERFAVIKTGPTKGSFFGLSVALHQQTEGSRKYLLLAGAPKEKALALTNVSETGAVYSCPITTDPSDCSRLDLVGSTNPSEMAEGMWLGVTVASQRARSAGRVLACGHRYVKLVRSGTEEQRRMIGKCYVRSNDLTFDPDDDWQTHTYEVCNPTFDMEAEGMCNMGISGGMTEDEVYMGSPGSYVWQGNVHVIWRNPDPANSWDSNNKDFGSLKKQYKLYYMGYSVLQEKRLLSVDDYTVVTGAPRHESKGSVVLAVKTDNNIETALIIPGEQVGSYFGSSLAVADLNNDTWNDLVVGAPFYFDRMKDEGGAVYIYMNEKGSFRKAPTAVLRGPAASAFGNAVAAVGDVNQDGFQDFAVGAPFHGTGKVYIWMGSNEGISEQPSQVIEGKSVDDGGFKTFGYSISGGMDMDDNSYPDILVGSLDDRIALLRTRPVVDLNNDFNVEPKIVDPNQCQGNAPCIKATLCVSFKLSNVNKNFKKSITVKYTAEADIGRRRNPRVRFSDADDNAYTGLLTLPASERQCRHLNLTVVGPVRDKLEPVIFSVNMSLHEQKPKSRRSVQNLDSFPILRHGQKLTQRTEIDFQKECGSDNRCTSNLRLSAHFADNREKPFPRRDKTQVLRFNTSVKIIQLMVEVTNFPTGGKEAEDAHQATLNVTIPEALKYSGVRSQDHDVECRFEGNVLCELGNPLKGKEKVSLVLRLETSGIDLYTQEIQSQLLLSTVSEQSDLFPVPVTLLIENTIIPSFSMANALLQTKFGGTVMGASAMVNSSDVGSPLEFTFNVNMQGTPLEDLGTLAVEFEWPFEVANGKWLLYLTQIIVQTQSESECRPPGDVINPLNLTLTERASKRAKRQVGADQSDDATRPRMAEPQAALTLLTPRKESHLLECSKDTARCVTFTCPLFNMSNSAEIRVRARLWNSTMLEDFANALWIKVVGEATLKLITDRPTLKMESQTAMFTVDIEPVERVETPYELPLWIIISAIVAGVLLLGIIILILWKCGFFQRASRREMYEAKAQKAEMKIQPSETERLTEDY is encoded by the exons atgaGCAATGAGCGAGCGAGCGTGCGTGGACACTGCAGGTCTTCGGCGGGGAGGTCCCTGCTGCGCGTCTACCTGTCGGAGCCGCCACGCGCCGGTCGCGGATCCGCTGCTCCgccgtggaaaaaaacaaacaaacaaacaaaaggcagaATGTTCCCGAGGCTCCTTTTTCACGCCTGGCTACTTTTCGTCCACGCATCGCCGACCTGCCGCGGATTTAACGTCGACGAGCGCTTCGCCGTCATCAAAACGGGCCCGACCAAAGGCAGCTTCTTCGGGTTGTCCGTGGCCTTGCACCAGCAGACGGAGGGCTCGAGGAAATACCT GCTTCTAGCGGGAGCGCCCAAAGAGAAAGCCTTGGCGTTGACGAACGTCAGCGAAACCGGTGCCGTCTACTCCTGCCCCATCACCACGGACCCGTCGGACTGCTCCAGATTGGACCTGGTCGGCTCAA CAAACCCCTCCGAGATGGCGGAGGGCATGTGGCTGGGCGTGACGGTGGCAAGTCAGAGGGCACGGTCGGCCGGACGCGTTCTG GCGTGCGGCCATCGCTACGTCAAGCTCGTACGGAGCGgtacggaggagcagcggcggATGATCGGGAAGTGCTACGTGAGGAGCAACGACCTGACCTTCGACCCCGACGACGACTGGCAGACTCACACCTACGAGGTGTGCAACCCCACTTTCGACATGGAGGCCGAGGGCATGTGCAACATGGGCATCTCGGGCGGCATGACGGAGGACGAGGTGTACATGGGCAGCCCGGGCAGCTACGTTTGGCAAG gaAATGTGCACGTTATATGGAGAAATCCTGATCCTGCCAATTCATGGGATTCCAATAACAAAGACTTTGGATCGctgaaaaaacaatataaactcTACTATATGG GTTATTCGGTTCTCCAAGAGAAGCGCCTGCTGAGCGTTGACGACTACACGGTGGTGACGGGCGCTCCCAGGCATGAGTCCAAAGGTTCTGTGGTCCTCGCGGTCAAGACCGACAACAACATCGAGACGGCGCTCATCATCCCCGGGGAACAAGTGGGGTCGTATTTTGGCAGCAGTCTGGCCGTCGCGGACCTCAACAACGACAC TTGGAACGACTTGGTCGTGGGCGCCCCGTTTTACTTTGACCGCATGAAGGACGAGGGAGGCGCGGTTTACATCTACATGAACGAAAAGGGCTCGTTCCGGAAGGCTCCGACCGCCGTGCTCAGGGGGCCCGCGGCGTCCGCGTTTGGCAACGCGGTCGCCGCCGTCGGCGACGTCAACCAGGATGGATTCCAAG ACTTTGCCGTGGGGGCTCCGTTCCACGGCACGGGCAAGGTCTACATCTGGATGGGAAGTAATGAGGGAATCTCAGAGCAGCCCAGCCAG GTGATCGAGGGCAAGTCCGTGGACGACGGGGGGTTCAAAACATTTGGCTACTCCATCAGCGGAGGGATGGACATGGATGACAACAGCTATCCCGACATCCTGGTGGGCTCCCTCGACGACCGCATCGCCCTGCTTAG GACTCGGCCAGTCGTGGACCTAAACAATGATTTTAATGTGGAGCCGAAGATTGTAGATCCGAATCAATGTCAAGGGAACGCGCCATG CATCAAGGCCACCCTCTGCGTGTCTTTCAAACTGAGCAACGTCAACAAAAACTTCAAGAAAAGCATCA CGGTGAAGTACACGGCGGAGGCCGACatcgggaggaggaggaacccGCGGGTCCGTTTCAGCGACGCCGACGACAACGCGTACACGGGCCTGCTGACCCTGCCGGCCTCCGAACGCCAGTGTCGACATCTGAACTTGACTGTGGTG GGGCCGGTGAGGGACAAACTGGAGCCAGTGATCTTTTCGGTCAACATGTCCTTACATGAACAAAAACCCAAATCGAGACGCTCCGTTCAGAACCTGGACTCGTTCCCCATTCTCCGTCACGGCCAGAAACTCACCCAAAGAACCGAG ATAGACTTCCAGAAGGAGTGCGGCTCGGACAACAGGTGCACCAGCAACCTGCGGCTGTCGGCCCATTTCGCCGACAACAGGGAAAAACCCTTCCCCAG GCGGGACAAAACCCAAGTCCTTCGATTCAACACCAGTGTGAAGATAATCCAGTTGATGGTGGAGGTGACCAACTTCCCCACGGGGGGCAAAGAGGCCGAGGACGCCCACCAGGCCACGCTCAACGTCACCATCCCCGAAGCTCTCAAATACTCTGGCGTCAGGTCCCAG GACCACGATGTGGAATGTCGTTTTGAAGGCAACGTCCTTTGCGAGTTGGGGAATCCGCTCAAAGGCAAGGAAAAG GTGTCCCTCGTCTTGAGGTTGGAGACGTCAGGCATAGATCTGTACACGCAGGAGATCCAGTCTCAGCTGCTTCTGTCTAC CGTCAGTGAGCAGAGCGACCTGTTTCCCGTGCCCGTCACCCTGCTGATCGAGAACACCATCATTCCTTCCTTTTCCAT GGCGAACGCGCTCCTTCAGACCAAATTTGGCGGGACGGTGATGGGCGCGTCGGCCATGGTGAACAGCAGCGACGTGGGCAGTCCGCTGGAGTTCACCTTCAAC GTCAACATGCAGGGGACGCCCCTCGAGGACTTGGGGACCTTGGCTGTGGAGTTTGAGTGGCCCTTTGAGGTGGCCAACGGGAAGTGGCTCCTGTACCTGACCCAGATCATCGTTCAGACGCAGTCTGAGAGTGAATGTCGCCCGCCTGGAGATGTCATCAACCCTCTGAACTTAACG CTGACGGAGAGAGCGTCCAAACGCGCCAAGCGGCAAGTCGGGGCGGACCAATCGGACGACGCGACCCGGCCTCGGATGGCGGAGCCGCAGGCCGCCCTCACGCTGCTCACCCCGCGAAAAGAATCGCATCTGTTG gaATGTTCCAAAGACACGGCGCGATGCGTGACCTTCACGTGCCCTTTGTTCAACATGAGCAACTCGGCCGAGATTCGCGTCCGCGCTCGTTTGTGGAACAGCACGATGCTCGAG GACTTCGCCAACGCCTTGTGGATCAAAGTTGTCGGTGAAGCCACGCTGAAACTCATTACAGATAGACCCACCCTCAAAATGGAAAGCCAGACCGCCATG TTCACAGTGGACATCGAACCGGTCGAGCGGGTCGAGACGCCCTACGAGCTTCCGCTGTGGATCATCATCTCAGCCATCGTCGCCGGAGTTCTGCTTCTAGGAATCATCATTCTTATACTTTGGAAG TGCGGCTTCTTCCAGCGGGCCAGCAGGAGGGAGATGTACGAGGCCAAAGCCCAGAAGGCTGAGATGAAGATCCAGCCCTCTGAGACAGAGAGGCTGACTGAGGACTACTGA